From Sphingomonas sp. PAMC26645:
TGTCTTGTTATGCCAGTGAGCCGGTCCGCCCCCGTGAAAGGGGGTAGCGGGCCTGATGGCATGTTTGACGATGAAACGTTGATAACCAACGAGCGAATAGCTGCGTAAACCATGACGACCTCCTGAGACAGATGAGGAGATCGCGGCTTAGCGCGATCTCGGTCGTCCCAGGCGGGGAACATGCCTCCACTTGCCGAGGGAGGCCCGTGAGAAAGAGGAGGCTCGCTGCGCCTCGTCGACTCTCCGCGGTATCGAAGCATACCGGATCGCTCAATCCGCCGTCCGACTTGCGTCATAGGCTCGACTGATTGACGTTAAGCGTGGTGCGAGAACGCCATTTTTGTCAAGAGCTAATTTGCAGTGCGATTAATGAGGGACGTTTTTTCTGGTGGAAAGCGGCTCGTCCGCTTTGGAACGAAGGGCGGTAATAATGCACGTTCGTTCATCTCCGCGGTGCATAGGCTAACACCGCTCTCAAAAATTGATCTCTACTGTCCGGTACAGCGTCACATCCGCATTGACGACGTAATCGGTCTTGGTCTTCCGGAAGCATGAGGATGGCGATAACGATGCTGGTGGGGAACGACGAAGGGGTAGCGCTCAGGCATTCGATCATACGAGTAACCGGGGCGGTCGCCGCGGCGATCCTGCTGCACGCTGGTTCGATCGCGCATGCTGAGTGGCATCCCGTCACCTCGGCCGCCGACGGGACTGTCTGTTCGATCGATCCCGAACGAATTCGGACCGTTGGCGGACGCCGACAGGTCTGGATGAAGGGCGATCACAGCCGGGACCGTACCGAGCGCGCGCGATCGTCGATGACCCTCGTCAGCATCGACTGCTCCGCGTCCACCATTCGGACGCTGGCCGAGAACAAGTATGACTCGTACGGCAAGACGATCTCCACCCGCACCAATCCCGACTACGGGATGGGCTACAATCCCATCACGCCGGAGACTATCGCGGAGGACGTGGCCAAACTCGTCTGCGGGTCGGAGGCGGCCCGATGATCGGCGCGACGAAGGTCTGTCCGCGGTGCGCGGAGCGCGTCAAGGCCGCCGCGCAGGTATGCCGCTATTGCGGACACGAGTTCGGGCGGGTCAGCCTCGCTAAGGTCGACGCTGCTGCGACGGGCGGCGCGGCAGCGTCGACACGCCGCACCTCGCCGCCC
This genomic window contains:
- a CDS encoding surface-adhesin E family protein, translated to MGNDEGVALRHSIIRVTGAVAAAILLHAGSIAHAEWHPVTSAADGTVCSIDPERIRTVGGRRQVWMKGDHSRDRTERARSSMTLVSIDCSASTIRTLAENKYDSYGKTISTRTNPDYGMGYNPITPETIAEDVAKLVCGSEAAR